In Humulus lupulus chromosome 6, drHumLupu1.1, whole genome shotgun sequence, a single genomic region encodes these proteins:
- the LOC133784291 gene encoding formate--tetrahydrofolate ligase-like — protein sequence MYSRQGFSSLPICMAKTQYSHNAAEKGAPSSFVLPIRDVRASIGVGFIYPLVGTMSTIPGLPTRPCFYEIDLDTTTGKVIGLS from the coding sequence ATGTACAGCAGGCAAGGGTTTTCAAGTCTGCCCATCTGCATGGCCAAGACTCAGTATTCACACAATGCAGCTGAGAAGGGAGCCCCTAGCAGCTTTGTCCTACCAATAAGGGATGTGAGGGCTAGTATTGGGGTTGGATTCATATACCCTTTGGTGGGAACAATGAGTACAATTCCAGGACTTCCTACAAGGCCATGCTTCTACGAAATCGATCTCGACACCACTACTGGAAAGGTTATTGGTCTCTCTTGA